From one Sphaeramia orbicularis chromosome 9, fSphaOr1.1, whole genome shotgun sequence genomic stretch:
- the spaw gene encoding southpaw, with amino-acid sequence MMQLYRSFRTADSSSAVNTFTTGGDNPPAHNSDSVLSVMARGCHKEGERWTFTFDMSSVSTSDLIQLAELRIRLPAFSSSNHTTVALYHSRRQSCDDLGSKSCQEERLYLGSFSTSPNSTESSWKVFNVTALLKYWLYQGDGVLSQEASGEPEADHGSGTGDEEEINSKSLFKNLRKRQRMIHYPTTNRVMLVIFSKQKQKQTAYSLIHTVENSKYVEQMDRVNSDSQSRRHKRNQLDAGVRVSAGTAPTGAPAYAVQHPLCRKVDMWVDFDHIGWDEWIIHPKRYNAYRCEGECPIPLDESFSPTNHAYMQSLLRHHHPERVTCPSCVPTRLSPLSMLYYENDDLTLRHHEDMIVEECGCH; translated from the exons ATGATGCAGCTGTATCGCTCCTTCAGGACTGCTGATTCCTCATCAGCTGTCAACACCTTCACTACAGGAGGTGACAATCCACCAGCCCATAATTCTGACTCTGTTCTGAGTGTGATGGCAAGAG gttgccACAAAGAAGGTGAAAGATGGacatttacatttgacatgtcatCTGTTTCTACCAGTGACCTTATCCAGCTAGCAGAGCTTCGGATCAGACTTCCAGCTTTCTCTTCATCTAACCACACTACTGTGGCGTTGTATCACTCCAGAAGGCAGAGCTGTGATGACCTGGGCAGCAAGTCATGCCAGGAGGAACGACTTTACCTTGGCAGCTTTAGCACATCACCCAATAGCACTGAGTCCTCTTGGAAGGTTTTTAATGTGACTGCTCTTTTAAAATACTGGCTGTACCAAGGAGATGGAGTGTTGAGCCAAGAGGCTTCAGGAGAACCAGAGGCAGACCATGGGAGTGGTACTGGGGATGAAGAGGAGATCAATAGCAAGTCACTTTTTAAAAATCTAAGAAAAAGGCAAAGAATGATACACTATCCAACCACAAACCGGGTCATGTTGGTCATCTtctccaaacaaaaacaaaaacaaacagcgtATAGTCTCATTCATACCGTGGAGAACTCCAAGTATGTTGAACAGATGGACAGGGTCAACAGTGACAGTCAAAGTCGACGCCACAAACGGAACCAGCTGGATGCGGGTGTGCGGGTGTCTGCGGGAACAGCACCCACAGGGGCACCAGCATACGCTGTACAGCACCCACTGTGCAGGAAAGTTGACATGTGGGTCGACTTTGACCACATTGGCTGGGATGAGTGGATTATCCACCCAAAACGCTACAATGCATACCGCTGTGAGGGAGAGTGTCCCATCCCACTGGATGAGTCCTTTAGTCCCACCAACCATGCATACATGCAG AGCCTCCTGAGACATCACCACCCTGAAAGAGTGACCTGCCCGTCCTGTGTGCCAACACGCCTCAGCCCCCTGTCTATGCTGTATTATGAGAACGATGATCTGACCCTGAGGCACCATGAGGACATGATAGTGGAAGAGTGTGGCTGTCACTGA
- the eif4ebp1 gene encoding eukaryotic translation initiation factor 4E-binding protein 1 — protein MTTGCQKTTAKAIPSTRTVTISDTDHMPHDYSTTPGGTLFSTTPGGTRIIYDRKFLLECRSSPVAKTPPKGLPDIPGVTSPSSKDAAEKKGELLNNVHVPGGSNTGEDAQFQMDM, from the exons ATGACTACTGGCTGCCAGAAGACCACTGCCAAGGCCATCCCGTCGACCAGGACGGTGACTATCAGCGACACGGACCACATGCCCCACGACTACTCCACGACTCCCGGAGGGACCCTGTTCAGCACCACCCCTGGAG GTACCAGGATCATCTACGACCGAAAGTTCCTGTTAGAGTGTCGTAGCTCCCCAGTGGCCAAGACCCCTCCAAAGGGGCTTCCTGACATTCCAGGGGTGACCAGTCCTTCCTCTAAAGATGCCGCAGAGAAGAAAGGAGAACTACTGAACAATGTCCATGTACCTGGTGGCAGCAACACTG GTGAAGATGCACAGTTTCAGATGGACATGTAG